A single region of the Bacteroides luhongzhouii genome encodes:
- a CDS encoding RNA polymerase sigma-70 factor, with translation MTHIGEQEKKKKFEQFFILTFPKVKAFAWKILRSEEDAEDIAQDIFVKLWDNPEIWENKETWDSYIYTMARNQIYNFLKHQSVELSYQEKLLQEDSPSFEFDIYDKLYAKELQLLIKLTLDNMPEQRRKVFSMSRQDGMSNQEIADRLQLSIRTVERHIYLALQELKKVILIAFFFYFS, from the coding sequence ATGACACATATTGGTGAACAAGAAAAGAAGAAGAAATTCGAGCAATTTTTCATTCTTACTTTTCCGAAGGTAAAAGCTTTTGCATGGAAGATTTTGCGTTCGGAAGAAGATGCTGAAGATATTGCCCAGGATATATTTGTCAAACTGTGGGATAATCCGGAAATCTGGGAAAACAAAGAAACATGGGATAGTTATATCTATACGATGGCTCGTAATCAGATCTATAACTTTTTGAAGCATCAGTCCGTAGAACTTAGTTATCAGGAGAAGCTGTTGCAGGAAGATTCTCCCTCTTTTGAATTTGACATATACGACAAGCTTTATGCAAAGGAACTGCAACTTCTGATAAAACTTACTTTAGATAATATGCCGGAGCAACGTAGAAAGGTTTTCTCTATGAGCCGGCAAGACGGAATGAGTAATCAGGAAATTGCTGATAGACTGCAACTTTCTATTCGTACAGTGGAGCGCCACATTTATCTTGCACTACAAGAATTAAAAAAAGTCATCTTAATTGCATTTTTTTTCTATTTCAGTTGA
- a CDS encoding glycoside hydrolase family 18, giving the protein MKNDRIIKILCCIFMVTQIIGCSDWIEAEPTILPEMKYKELTPEEEAALIAYKNSDHKIFFAWMNYSPATSSMQTRLRGIPDSLDIVSFFTGYVNNKQNREDVKFLQERRGTKVLLTMWPDKYFATTGEGREDLDSMIVYAENLVDSIYTWGLDGFDLDYEPSFGGDSYTTEMMRTFIDVMSKYLGPKCDEQYKVNGKHKLLVVDGQWNDAEYADRFDYFIGQAYNASSETSLNNRCQDGWEDYGKGFPNEKRIFCEWVSQVGNAFGQGGVNYRYNNEYIPSLWGMAHYAAESPKNVAGCGAYVLQFGYAEGNHLNLPVPPNNYYYARQAIQIMNPAGKTVEDESDEVEDEVEE; this is encoded by the coding sequence ATGAAAAACGATCGGATAATAAAAATTCTGTGTTGCATATTTATGGTGACTCAGATTATCGGATGTAGTGACTGGATAGAAGCTGAACCGACTATTTTGCCGGAAATGAAATATAAGGAATTGACACCGGAAGAAGAAGCTGCATTGATTGCTTACAAGAATTCGGATCATAAGATATTTTTTGCATGGATGAATTATAGTCCCGCTACTTCTTCTATGCAGACCCGGTTAAGAGGTATTCCTGACAGCCTTGACATCGTCTCATTCTTTACCGGATATGTGAATAATAAACAGAATCGGGAAGATGTGAAATTCCTTCAGGAACGGAGAGGTACCAAAGTATTGTTGACAATGTGGCCGGATAAATATTTTGCTACGACTGGAGAAGGGAGAGAGGACTTGGATTCGATGATAGTATATGCTGAGAATCTGGTTGATTCTATTTATACATGGGGATTGGACGGATTTGATTTGGATTATGAACCAAGTTTCGGTGGAGATAGTTATACCACAGAAATGATGCGTACTTTCATTGATGTAATGAGTAAATATTTGGGACCTAAGTGTGATGAGCAATATAAAGTGAATGGTAAACATAAATTGTTGGTTGTTGACGGACAGTGGAATGACGCTGAATATGCAGACCGTTTTGATTATTTTATCGGTCAGGCATATAATGCCAGTTCCGAAACTTCACTGAATAACAGATGTCAGGATGGATGGGAAGATTATGGAAAAGGATTTCCGAATGAAAAGAGGATCTTTTGTGAATGGGTGAGTCAGGTTGGCAATGCATTTGGACAAGGTGGGGTGAATTATAGATATAACAATGAATATATTCCAAGTTTATGGGGAATGGCTCATTATGCTGCTGAAAGTCCGAAGAACGTGGCAGGTTGTGGTGCGTATGTGTTGCAGTTTGGATATGCTGAAGGAAACCATTTGAATTTGCCTGTGCCACCTAATAATTACTATTATGCACGCCAGGCGATTCAGATTATGAATCCTGCTGGTAAAACAGTGGAAGATGAATCTGATGAAGTAGAGGATGAAGTTGAAGAATAA
- a CDS encoding SusC/RagA family TonB-linked outer membrane protein: protein MRISLTLLFAVVLQLSAANGYAQRIRGTISMNNVSVEQVLNKIEESSDYVFLYNDKAIQKDRIVSVNNNSGKIQDILDEIFRGTSISYTVVDKQIILSTKPFVQKTMEDATILVKGIVKDVNGEPLIGVNVKVKGSNIGTITDIDGNFTIRTKKGDVLEFSYVGYTVQNVTITGNATLNIVLQEDNAVLDEVVVTALGIKRSDKALSYNVQKLGDAQFMSVKEASVPNALNGKVAGVTISQGASGIGGSTKVVMRGSKSVNAEGNNNALYVLDGIPLPDLFPRRGATSNAQYGGVDEGDGISNINMEDIAEVTVLTGPSAAALYGGQAANGVIMLTSKQGGLKDGKPRISFSHYSDFYRPLLLPKLQNTYGSRTDEFSSWGPKLETPANYDPADFFDTGMSFSNSIGAQLGTENHKSYISLSSYNARGVVHNNNLDRYNVSYNGTYTITEKLSLGATFMYTNKKAQNMLSQGDYYNPIVPIYLFPRGDNIDKYKSYERYSADRGFPVQFWPYGDQKRSIQNPYWITHRNFNINHNERFIIGGSLKYTFNEWFNISARFRTDRDNKKNEIKNYASTLLLLASSSDKGSYLLATEKNIQDYGDVIANFQKTVSDWGFVVNAGASFKNASFDYTANSNKLEFGAPLASVANKFTLNNLTPEPQYQEGKKMKSQAVFFSASVDWKRKVFLDVTGRNEWTSLLANTKNKSFFYPSVGMSFVLTEFFKVPEKILTFSKLRLSYAKVGNVPMSLAGITIPSYPISPGGGVSINPDLPIDNLKFEKTQSFEIGLNARFLNNKLGLDITYYNANTYDQLFKFRAPESSGYANFYVNAGKVNNKGLEASIDADLTFGDFNYSPKLTVTYNKNKIVELVRNIPNPFTGADMNVSHFDMGGLSYSFRNYIDEGGSIGDIYVNSVKKDGNGYVYVNPNTLSMMVDNENLIYAGNTNPDCSLGFNNTFSYKGFTLSFLIDARIGGKVVSATQAVLDSFGASEQSAKARDNGGVLVNGVLMDAETYYTQMGAGTGVLSNYVYDATNIRLREASLSYRFKPLFKNFVKDLTLSVTGRNLFMIYNKAPFDPQLTSSVGTFYQGIDYFMMPSLRSFGVSLKFTL from the coding sequence ATGAGGATTAGTCTAACATTGCTTTTTGCAGTCGTATTGCAACTTTCTGCAGCAAATGGCTATGCCCAACGCATACGGGGTACCATTTCAATGAACAATGTATCTGTAGAACAGGTATTGAATAAGATAGAGGAAAGTTCGGATTATGTGTTCCTTTATAATGATAAGGCGATTCAGAAGGACCGCATTGTTTCAGTGAATAATAATTCCGGCAAGATACAGGACATTCTGGATGAAATATTCCGGGGTACTTCTATATCTTATACGGTGGTGGATAAACAAATTATTCTTTCCACGAAACCTTTCGTGCAGAAAACAATGGAAGATGCGACTATTCTGGTAAAAGGTATAGTAAAGGATGTGAATGGCGAACCTCTTATTGGAGTAAATGTAAAGGTAAAAGGTTCAAATATCGGTACAATTACAGATATTGACGGTAATTTTACGATTAGGACAAAGAAAGGGGATGTCCTCGAATTTTCTTATGTGGGATATACGGTTCAAAATGTAACAATTACGGGAAATGCGACTTTGAATATTGTACTTCAAGAAGACAATGCAGTGCTTGACGAAGTCGTTGTCACTGCATTGGGTATCAAGCGTTCGGACAAGGCGTTGAGTTATAATGTGCAGAAATTGGGCGATGCACAATTTATGTCTGTCAAGGAAGCCAGTGTGCCGAATGCGTTGAACGGTAAGGTGGCAGGTGTCACAATTAGCCAAGGGGCTTCCGGTATCGGTGGGTCCACAAAGGTGGTGATGCGTGGTAGCAAGTCTGTAAACGCGGAAGGAAACAATAATGCATTGTATGTGTTGGACGGTATACCGCTTCCCGACCTTTTCCCGCGGAGAGGGGCTACCTCTAATGCACAGTATGGAGGAGTGGACGAAGGTGACGGTATCTCCAATATCAATATGGAGGATATTGCGGAAGTGACTGTGTTGACAGGACCTTCGGCAGCTGCTCTTTATGGTGGTCAGGCTGCGAATGGAGTAATCATGTTGACCTCCAAACAAGGAGGACTGAAAGACGGAAAGCCTCGTATTTCATTCTCCCATTATTCCGATTTCTACCGACCGCTTCTTTTGCCGAAGTTGCAAAATACGTACGGAAGTCGTACGGATGAATTTTCCAGTTGGGGACCGAAGCTGGAGACTCCTGCGAATTATGATCCGGCAGATTTCTTTGACACAGGCATGAGTTTCTCTAACAGCATCGGGGCACAGTTGGGAACGGAGAATCATAAATCTTATATTTCTCTTTCTTCTTATAATGCCCGTGGGGTAGTTCATAATAATAATCTTGACCGCTACAACGTTTCCTATAATGGTACATATACCATTACGGAAAAACTTTCTTTGGGAGCTACTTTTATGTATACGAACAAGAAAGCGCAGAATATGCTTTCGCAAGGTGACTATTATAATCCGATTGTACCGATTTATCTGTTTCCTCGCGGTGATAATATAGATAAGTATAAATCATATGAACGTTACAGTGCAGACAGAGGATTCCCGGTTCAATTCTGGCCCTATGGCGACCAAAAGAGAAGTATCCAAAATCCGTATTGGATTACGCACCGTAATTTCAATATAAACCATAACGAGCGTTTTATTATTGGTGGAAGTTTGAAATATACGTTCAATGAATGGTTTAACATCAGTGCCCGTTTCCGTACGGACCGCGATAACAAGAAGAATGAAATCAAAAATTATGCTTCTACATTGCTGTTGCTGGCTTCCAGTTCGGATAAAGGCTCATATTTGTTGGCAACGGAAAAGAATATACAGGATTATGGAGATGTGATTGCCAATTTCCAGAAAACGGTATCGGACTGGGGATTTGTAGTCAATGCGGGTGCCAGCTTTAAGAATGCATCATTCGATTATACTGCCAACTCTAATAAACTGGAGTTTGGAGCGCCTCTTGCTAGCGTAGCCAATAAGTTTACATTGAACAACCTGACTCCGGAACCCCAATATCAGGAAGGTAAAAAGATGAAGTCGCAAGCTGTATTCTTCAGTGCTTCTGTGGATTGGAAAAGAAAAGTATTCTTGGATGTAACAGGACGTAACGAATGGACTTCGTTGCTTGCCAATACCAAAAACAAGAGTTTCTTCTATCCGTCGGTAGGTATGTCTTTTGTGTTGACAGAGTTCTTCAAAGTGCCGGAGAAAATATTGACGTTCTCCAAACTTCGTCTGTCGTATGCTAAGGTAGGAAATGTGCCGATGTCACTTGCCGGAATCACTATTCCGTCTTATCCGATTAGTCCGGGCGGTGGTGTAAGCATCAATCCCGACCTGCCTATCGACAATTTGAAATTTGAAAAGACACAGTCGTTTGAAATTGGTCTGAATGCCCGCTTCCTGAATAACAAGTTGGGATTAGACATAACATATTATAACGCTAACACCTACGACCAGTTGTTCAAGTTCAGAGCACCGGAAAGCAGCGGTTATGCCAACTTCTATGTGAATGCCGGTAAAGTAAACAATAAAGGTCTTGAGGCTTCCATTGATGCGGATTTGACATTCGGAGATTTCAATTATTCACCGAAACTTACGGTTACCTACAATAAAAACAAGATCGTGGAATTGGTGAGGAATATACCTAATCCGTTCACCGGAGCCGATATGAATGTTTCGCATTTCGACATGGGAGGGCTTTCTTATTCATTCCGCAACTATATAGATGAGGGCGGTTCTATCGGTGATATATATGTCAATTCAGTGAAGAAAGATGGAAACGGATATGTGTATGTGAATCCGAATACCTTGAGCATGATGGTGGACAATGAAAATCTGATATATGCAGGAAATACTAATCCGGATTGTTCGCTCGGATTTAACAATACGTTCAGCTATAAAGGTTTTACACTCTCATTTCTGATTGATGCCCGGATTGGCGGAAAAGTGGTTTCTGCCACACAAGCTGTTCTGGACTCTTTCGGTGCATCCGAACAGAGTGCGAAGGCACGTGACAATGGTGGTGTGCTTGTAAACGGAGTGCTGATGGATGCGGAAACTTACTATACTCAAATGGGAGCAGGTACAGGTGTATTGTCCAATTATGTATATGATGCTACCAATATACGTTTGAGAGAAGCTTCGCTTTCTTATCGTTTTAAACCTTTGTTTAAGAACTTTGTGAAAGATTTGACTCTGTCCGTGACCGGGCGTAATTTGTTTATGATTTACAATAAGGCTCCTTTCGACCCGCAGCTGACTTCCTCAGTGGGTACTTTCTATCAAGGTATAGATTACTTCATGATGCCGAGTCTAAGAAGCTTCGGTGTGAGTCTTAAATTTACATTATAA
- a CDS encoding FecR family protein, whose translation MENKDWEVSFRKAQALGDDIRELESIDVLASYRQSKVKIRSQKRMKRYNQLMRCAAFLSVPLLLASLLFGYLYFVEPEEEIRYAEVTSTMGTVTRYELPDHTVVWLNSGTTLRYPTMFKKDNRSVELRGEAYFEVEADHKRPFWVYTPNGLRIYVYGTKFNVAAYDDDGYIETVLEKGMVNVVTPNHETIILTPGDQLLYDKHTSRIEKEKVDVYGKVAWKEGKMIFRNASLEEILKRLERHFNVDIEFNNHSGKTYNYRATFRNETLTQILDYLAKSANLKWKIQTPEQQEDDTLTKTKIIVNLY comes from the coding sequence ATGGAAAATAAGGATTGGGAAGTATCATTTCGAAAAGCACAGGCATTAGGCGATGATATTAGAGAACTAGAATCGATTGATGTATTAGCTTCTTATCGACAGTCTAAAGTTAAAATAAGAAGTCAGAAAAGGATGAAACGGTATAATCAGCTGATGCGTTGCGCTGCATTTTTGTCTGTACCTCTGTTGTTAGCTTCTTTGCTTTTCGGATATTTATATTTTGTAGAACCGGAAGAAGAGATAAGATATGCAGAAGTGACTTCTACAATGGGAACAGTGACACGTTATGAACTTCCGGATCATACTGTGGTATGGTTAAATTCCGGTACTACGTTACGTTATCCTACTATGTTCAAAAAAGATAATCGCAGTGTAGAACTGAGAGGAGAAGCCTATTTTGAAGTGGAAGCAGACCATAAACGTCCGTTTTGGGTTTATACGCCGAATGGCCTGAGGATATATGTTTATGGTACTAAATTCAACGTTGCAGCTTATGATGATGATGGTTATATAGAGACAGTGTTGGAAAAGGGTATGGTAAATGTCGTTACTCCCAATCATGAGACAATTATTTTAACTCCCGGTGACCAATTGCTATATGACAAACATACTTCGCGAATAGAGAAGGAGAAAGTTGATGTTTATGGAAAGGTGGCATGGAAAGAGGGGAAAATGATTTTCAGAAATGCTTCGTTGGAAGAAATATTAAAACGGCTGGAACGTCATTTTAATGTGGATATCGAATTCAATAATCATTCGGGAAAGACATATAATTATAGGGCTACCTTCCGAAATGAAACGTTGACACAGATATTGGACTATCTGGCAAAGTCGGCAAATCTGAAGTGGAAAATCCAAACGCCGGAACAGCAAGAGGATGATACACTTACGAAGACCAAAATAATAGTAAATTTATATTAG
- a CDS encoding SusD/RagB family nutrient-binding outer membrane lipoprotein, which produces MILNNRYFGKSLLLVSACSLWMLGACTGDFMETNTDPNAVTEEELGYDNLGTGSMITQMQYQMYPCITKDQNIDVNNYQKMFSLAGDIFSGHQGASNMFDSNGRNNTTYDMYPDWCAAAYTVAYQNYMTPWYTLYTKRNINPSTFAVGQILKVFGMHRITDMYGPIPYKDFAPASDVPFTSQQVIYEQFFSELDEAIGILKEFIKDNPGAKPLVSYDKIYGGDFEKWVKFANSLKLRLALRIVYVDAKMAQQRAEEAIREGVFIDNEDNAMLKVDGSATVNPLYMICYTYNDSRLGATMEGYLKGYEDPRLDIWFAKSEVSGFKEYNGIRCGSMFNGNDYKIFSNLNVSSSTPIQFMNAAEVYFLRAEAALRGWNAGGDAETLYENGIATAFSQPLGATQAKAGDASAYMKRTTLPKGYVDPKNSSYSDSSTGQVSVNWADATDFDEKLEKIITQKWIALFPDGQEAWSEFRRTGCPRVIRVARNNSGGRIDTKKQVARLPYPTNLSKDYPDLYQEAVNNSELLDGADNGGTKLWWDKRSDKPYQN; this is translated from the coding sequence ATGATACTAAATAATAGATATTTCGGCAAAAGTCTGCTTCTGGTTTCTGCTTGTTCTTTGTGGATGTTAGGAGCTTGTACAGGAGATTTCATGGAGACAAATACCGATCCCAATGCTGTTACGGAAGAAGAGTTGGGATATGACAACTTGGGTACGGGCTCGATGATAACGCAGATGCAGTATCAAATGTATCCGTGCATTACAAAAGACCAAAATATAGATGTCAATAACTATCAGAAAATGTTCAGCCTTGCCGGAGACATTTTTTCCGGGCATCAGGGAGCTTCCAATATGTTTGACAGTAACGGAAGAAATAATACGACGTATGATATGTATCCCGACTGGTGTGCGGCAGCTTATACTGTGGCTTATCAGAATTATATGACTCCTTGGTATACCCTTTACACCAAAAGGAATATCAATCCTTCCACATTTGCAGTGGGACAGATTTTGAAAGTTTTCGGTATGCACCGCATCACGGATATGTATGGTCCGATTCCTTATAAAGATTTCGCACCAGCTTCCGATGTTCCGTTCACTTCACAGCAAGTCATTTATGAACAGTTTTTTAGCGAACTGGATGAAGCAATTGGGATATTGAAAGAATTCATCAAAGATAATCCCGGTGCCAAACCATTGGTAAGTTATGATAAGATTTATGGCGGGGATTTTGAAAAGTGGGTAAAATTTGCCAATTCTTTAAAGTTGCGCCTGGCTCTTCGTATCGTGTATGTAGACGCAAAGATGGCTCAACAGAGAGCTGAGGAAGCGATAAGAGAGGGTGTGTTTATTGATAATGAGGATAATGCCATGTTAAAAGTGGATGGTTCTGCAACGGTCAATCCTTTGTATATGATTTGTTACACTTACAATGACAGTCGTTTGGGAGCAACTATGGAGGGTTACTTGAAAGGGTATGAAGATCCTCGTCTGGATATTTGGTTTGCTAAATCAGAAGTTTCCGGATTTAAAGAATATAATGGAATCAGATGCGGCAGTATGTTCAATGGAAATGATTATAAGATATTTTCTAATCTGAATGTCTCTTCAAGTACCCCTATCCAGTTTATGAACGCTGCGGAAGTCTATTTTCTACGTGCGGAAGCTGCTTTGCGTGGATGGAATGCGGGGGGAGACGCAGAGACATTGTATGAAAATGGGATTGCGACTGCTTTCTCCCAACCGTTGGGGGCTACTCAAGCAAAAGCAGGAGATGCAAGTGCGTACATGAAACGGACCACTTTACCGAAAGGTTATGTTGACCCCAAGAATTCCAGTTATAGCGACAGTAGTACGGGACAAGTGTCTGTGAACTGGGCAGATGCTACTGATTTTGATGAAAAGCTGGAGAAAATTATAACTCAAAAGTGGATTGCTCTGTTCCCCGACGGACAAGAAGCATGGAGCGAGTTCAGAAGAACAGGATGTCCGAGAGTGATCCGGGTGGCTAGGAACAATAGTGGCGGGCGCATCGACACTAAAAAACAAGTGGCAAGATTGCCTTATCCTACCAACTTGTCGAAAGACTATCCCGATTTATACCAGGAAGCAGTGAATAATTCCGAATTGTTGGATGGCGCAGACAATGGCGGTACGAAACTTTGGTGGGATAAAAGAAGTGATAAACCTTATCAGAATTAA
- a CDS encoding DUF1735 and LamG domain-containing protein yields MKNLFTKNRLAVACLSCLAFIGTACNESIDVEAVYITAAEKTPITTFSATNNNDELGITISSSLIANSNIEGELMIDNSLVERYNSDHGESYKTLPEGACVLSSSSVLVESGKYRSEAVKLVVKDIDAIQKGVNFLLPVKLVSKNKDYPSLPGSDVLYVIVNRKLLVNVPKLNGQNYFKINFKDNDVSRFQNMSAFTIETRVSLWEFPKYYGGNLMSIIGFPVGENAEKGTWIFVDGTPDRVGGEGDVPVFMFATKGWSVYAGKLGYTLEKNAWYHVAGVFENNTLSLYIDGILFVQAEYANPISLSDKFYIGAAPGVQNGFYLKGSVSEARFWTRALSASELKNPLHRCFVEVDSEGLEGYWKLDDMSDECKDYTGHGHTAVKQGSGAIEWMTEVPCP; encoded by the coding sequence ATGAAGAATTTATTCACAAAAAATAGATTGGCTGTTGCGTGCCTTTCATGCCTTGCCTTTATAGGAACGGCCTGCAATGAAAGCATAGATGTGGAAGCTGTGTATATCACCGCTGCTGAAAAAACTCCTATAACGACTTTTTCTGCAACGAATAATAACGATGAACTAGGAATAACAATTTCCAGTTCGTTGATTGCAAATTCAAATATAGAAGGTGAATTGATGATTGACAATTCGTTGGTGGAACGCTATAATAGTGATCATGGAGAGTCTTACAAGACTCTGCCGGAAGGTGCTTGTGTGTTGTCGAGCAGTTCTGTGTTGGTAGAAAGCGGCAAATATCGTTCCGAAGCGGTGAAACTAGTGGTAAAGGACATAGATGCCATACAGAAAGGCGTTAATTTCTTGTTACCTGTAAAATTGGTTAGTAAAAATAAGGATTATCCTAGTTTGCCGGGAAGTGATGTTTTATATGTCATAGTCAACAGGAAGTTACTTGTGAATGTTCCTAAGCTGAATGGACAGAATTATTTTAAGATAAACTTTAAGGATAATGATGTCAGCAGATTCCAGAATATGAGCGCATTTACTATCGAAACAAGAGTAAGTTTATGGGAATTCCCTAAATACTATGGTGGTAATCTAATGAGTATTATAGGTTTTCCTGTTGGAGAGAATGCAGAGAAAGGTACATGGATTTTTGTAGATGGAACTCCAGACCGTGTGGGAGGTGAAGGTGATGTGCCTGTCTTTATGTTTGCAACGAAAGGGTGGTCTGTGTATGCTGGTAAGTTGGGATATACACTCGAAAAGAATGCTTGGTATCATGTAGCCGGAGTATTTGAAAATAATACCCTGTCTTTGTACATTGATGGAATTTTGTTTGTACAAGCGGAATATGCAAATCCGATTTCATTGTCAGATAAGTTCTACATTGGAGCTGCACCGGGAGTGCAAAACGGTTTCTATTTGAAAGGTTCTGTGAGCGAAGCACGTTTTTGGACAAGGGCATTGTCTGCTTCCGAATTGAAGAATCCGCTTCATCGTTGTTTTGTAGAAGTTGACAGTGAAGGGTTGGAAGGCTACTGGAAGCTGGATGATATGAGTGACGAGTGTAAAGATTATACCGGACATGGTCATACTGCTGTAAAACAAGGAAGTGGCGCTATAGAATGGATGACTGAAGTACCTTGTCCTTGA
- a CDS encoding InlB B-repeat-containing protein, with amino-acid sequence MKRLRFLFLTAVCAMFFSCGEDEDYQNYLVTAFAGYGGAVVTVDKEKAMAGEIVTVVATPDEGFLFKEWKVRVGNTVIENIQANPSTFTMPQEDVVVVATFMIRNDVLERITDPALKAYCQSRMDTEQEIDGVIYPKWDMNGNGVLSPDEAAVIKAIDITGGVNGGKIKSVDELVEFTGLEVLKVSGNELTTLNVAWSKLAKLDCSHNKLSNLSVGKSENLKELYCNSNHLSSLKLKAMLYEDGFMLHCGNQTTIDGEARTVEVLLSEEQIAFWESNLKKLNENVNVEVQTMPNTDVYLTMTDAYKYSYGSLTLILSDDDGNRIQLSLKLSELQPGEYSKAQINSAYVTVTGGGSYRSLDSDDPGSFIVKYNAVSDIYTIEGVLNLRANASYPSVNIVGFEYTGPL; translated from the coding sequence ATGAAGCGATTAAGGTTTTTATTTTTGACCGCAGTTTGTGCCATGTTCTTCTCGTGTGGAGAAGATGAAGATTATCAGAATTATTTAGTTACCGCATTTGCCGGCTATGGTGGTGCTGTTGTTACTGTTGACAAAGAGAAGGCGATGGCTGGTGAAATAGTAACTGTTGTGGCAACTCCGGACGAAGGCTTTCTGTTTAAAGAATGGAAAGTAAGAGTCGGTAATACAGTGATTGAGAACATACAAGCTAACCCTTCTACATTTACTATGCCTCAGGAAGATGTAGTGGTTGTAGCTACGTTTATGATAAGAAATGATGTACTTGAAAGGATTACCGATCCGGCATTAAAAGCTTATTGCCAGTCCAGAATGGATACGGAGCAGGAAATAGATGGGGTTATTTATCCAAAGTGGGATATGAATGGTAATGGTGTGCTTTCTCCTGACGAAGCGGCAGTGATAAAGGCAATTGATATCACTGGAGGTGTAAATGGGGGCAAGATAAAAAGTGTGGATGAACTAGTTGAATTTACAGGACTGGAAGTGTTGAAAGTTAGTGGAAATGAATTGACTACATTAAATGTAGCATGGTCTAAACTTGCAAAACTTGATTGTAGCCATAATAAATTGAGCAATTTGTCCGTAGGAAAAAGTGAAAATCTTAAAGAGTTATATTGTAACAGTAATCATTTGTCCTCATTGAAGTTGAAGGCTATGCTATATGAAGATGGTTTTATGCTTCATTGTGGTAACCAAACAACAATAGATGGAGAAGCTCGTACGGTTGAAGTGCTATTGTCTGAGGAACAAATAGCTTTTTGGGAAAGTAATCTGAAAAAACTGAATGAAAATGTAAATGTGGAAGTTCAAACTATGCCTAATACTGATGTCTATTTAACAATGACTGATGCATATAAATATTCATATGGCAGTTTGACGCTAATACTTTCGGATGATGATGGTAATCGTATACAATTAAGTTTGAAATTATCCGAGTTGCAACCGGGAGAATATTCTAAAGCCCAAATAAATAGTGCATATGTGACAGTGACAGGTGGGGGCAGTTATAGGAGTTTAGACTCTGACGATCCCGGTTCGTTTATTGTAAAATATAATGCAGTTAGTGATATTTATACTATAGAAGGGGTCTTAAACTTGCGTGCAAATGCATCGTATCCTTCTGTTAATATTGTAGGATTTGAATATACAGGACCGTTGTAG